The Proteus vulgaris genome has a segment encoding these proteins:
- a CDS encoding Transferrin binding protein-like solute binding protein yields the protein MEKRNKLVCALFILMGSHAVHAEIHSNQSGPLTTMAVGASDPVQYGSHQMPGGEPGVGISTVGGGKKIGFASLTSARMSGGADSNGIYTIQPNESTPASHSNMGVFHFAKITDANVYFGDWAKTTLTTDATHQTYYVGKDVTTTLPTDSATYTVMGISRYSGSNLLSGTFDVNFSQKKIEGSLVNNQRTVELERGKLYTANNEVTFSADAKEGSTSGTVEGAFFGESAEALAGIVVFSTDHKKDIGFGGIKNSSDSE from the coding sequence ATGGAAAAACGTAATAAATTAGTCTGCGCATTATTTATATTAATGGGCTCTCATGCAGTACATGCTGAAATTCACTCTAATCAAAGTGGCCCTTTAACAACGATGGCTGTAGGTGCAAGTGATCCTGTTCAATATGGTTCTCATCAAATGCCTGGTGGAGAGCCGGGTGTTGGTATTAGCACAGTAGGAGGTGGAAAAAAAATTGGTTTTGCTTCGTTAACATCAGCAAGAATGAGTGGTGGGGCGGATAGTAATGGAATTTACACTATTCAGCCTAACGAAAGTACGCCTGCTAGTCATAGTAATATGGGTGTTTTCCACTTTGCCAAAATCACTGATGCCAATGTCTATTTTGGTGACTGGGCAAAAACAACATTAACGACAGATGCGACACATCAAACCTATTATGTCGGCAAAGATGTCACAACTACATTACCAACAGATAGTGCCACTTATACGGTAATGGGTATTAGTCGATACAGTGGTAGTAATCTACTTTCAGGTACGTTCGATGTTAATTTCTCACAAAAGAAAATTGAAGGTTCATTAGTTAATAACCAACGTACAGTTGAGTTAGAAAGAGGAAAACTTTATACAGCAAATAATGAAGTGACGTTTTCTGCAGATGCAAAGGAAGGATCAACATCAGGGACTGTTGAAGGGGCTTTCTTTGGTGAAAGTGCAGAAGCCTTAGCGGGTATTGTGGTGTTTAGTACAGATCATAAAAAAGATATTGGTTTTGGTGGTATAAAAAATAGCAGTGACAGTGAATAA
- a CDS encoding Protein of uncharacterised function (DUF560) — protein MNYYQLLTRGLLALLLILFSFNGSAKESRDKLLYYLETTSTAKVGQQLYHYLQQQQWQKAERLLLYYQQQPQHEALLVNYAKALLAQNRGDFLNAEFYYQQQLKQKADFIPAQTGLIQLYFHLREYKKAQQQLNQLSNIIDLSKDIIQSIEFYKVKLASYFQGQRFYQLGFFYDDNINHAPYLSEKIVSQSTQGKTTLRGAKPIASTGITHYFSFYQPFIIYSYYTFSSYTYARYIDYHSHRNANFFALYTQLGYRYQKPQYQWSITPYYEIKSSREQYEYQAWGNETQLSYFINKKQTINLSLDYKIKKYQKTLNNLNSKRFSYSAYHNYYFNNKIHLVNQLNYQLVRKKNTLLNYHLYGIKTGIYYPLSANWHISLFLQYQFKYFNNYNPLLKKRRKDNSIIFTTNIKSKSPFVLGFYPTIELRYTRRLSNVDWLYQYQQHEVLFKLEKQF, from the coding sequence ATGAATTATTATCAACTCTTAACTAGAGGGTTACTGGCTTTATTGCTTATTTTATTTTCATTTAATGGGAGTGCAAAAGAGAGCCGCGACAAACTACTTTATTATCTTGAAACAACGAGTACAGCTAAAGTAGGTCAGCAACTTTATCACTATTTGCAACAACAACAGTGGCAAAAAGCAGAAAGATTACTGCTTTATTATCAACAACAACCTCAACATGAAGCATTACTTGTTAATTACGCAAAGGCGTTATTGGCACAAAACAGAGGTGATTTTTTAAACGCTGAATTTTATTATCAGCAACAACTTAAGCAAAAAGCCGATTTTATCCCAGCTCAAACTGGGCTAATTCAACTTTACTTTCATTTACGAGAATATAAAAAAGCACAGCAACAACTTAATCAACTGAGCAATATTATTGATTTATCTAAAGATATTATCCAGTCTATTGAGTTTTATAAGGTTAAGTTAGCCTCTTATTTTCAAGGCCAACGTTTCTATCAACTTGGCTTTTTCTATGACGATAATATTAATCATGCACCTTACTTATCTGAAAAAATTGTCTCTCAATCCACTCAAGGAAAAACGACGCTAAGAGGTGCAAAACCTATTGCATCTACAGGAATTACTCATTATTTTTCTTTTTATCAACCTTTTATTATTTATTCTTACTATACTTTTTCTTCTTATACTTATGCTAGATATATAGATTATCACTCTCATCGTAACGCCAATTTTTTTGCATTATATACACAACTGGGTTATCGCTATCAAAAACCTCAATATCAGTGGTCAATAACACCTTATTACGAAATAAAATCATCACGGGAACAATATGAATATCAAGCATGGGGAAATGAAACACAGCTTTCTTATTTTATTAATAAAAAGCAAACTATTAATTTAAGCTTGGATTATAAAATAAAGAAATATCAAAAAACGTTAAATAATTTAAATAGTAAGCGATTTAGTTATAGTGCTTACCATAACTATTATTTTAATAATAAAATACACTTAGTTAATCAATTAAATTATCAGTTAGTTCGTAAAAAAAACACTTTATTAAATTATCATCTGTATGGTATAAAAACTGGTATTTATTATCCATTGTCAGCTAATTGGCATATCTCTCTTTTTTTACAGTATCAATTTAAATATTTTAATAACTATAATCCTTTATTAAAAAAGAGAAGAAAAGATAATAGTATTATTTTTACAACCAATATTAAAAGCAAATCACCTTTTGTTTTAGGGTTTTATCCCACAATTGAATTACGTTATACCCGAAGATTAAGCAATGTGGATTGGTTATATCAATATCAGCAACATGAAGTGTTATTTAAATTAGAAAAACAATTTTAA
- the benM_1 gene encoding LysR-family transcriptional regulator, whose protein sequence is MDTRLLNAFVVLAETEHFGEASSRLCISQPALTKQIKTLETQLGITLFQRGRQGAKLTPEGQYLLNQSQSVLREVRLLEKQARQLIEPQKIELYAGFGLSSLSFITPLLAKFKQKYPNITVHIDDMPSNIMEDKLLLSELDLAFSRLPISEPLKGLQLAQERLMLAVPIQNITVLEVDDNPLHYFDTLGLIQLVPEKGEKLYQQIHAFLKYHQIKPRVLQQSQDIQTQLALVAAGLGVAFVPNSAEFICDKQKVTLLPLSGLYTQWEIGIIWNNNIKNKERDLLINIVSEEIDIT, encoded by the coding sequence ATGGACACTCGTTTATTGAATGCCTTTGTTGTATTGGCTGAAACCGAACATTTTGGCGAAGCATCATCACGGCTTTGTATTAGTCAGCCTGCACTCACAAAACAAATAAAAACATTAGAAACCCAATTGGGTATTACTCTTTTTCAACGTGGGCGCCAAGGTGCAAAACTCACGCCTGAAGGACAATATTTACTTAATCAATCTCAATCAGTATTAAGAGAAGTTCGTCTTTTAGAAAAACAGGCTCGCCAATTAATTGAGCCTCAAAAGATCGAGCTTTATGCTGGGTTTGGCTTGTCATCATTAAGCTTTATCACCCCTTTATTGGCTAAATTTAAGCAAAAATATCCTAATATAACGGTTCATATTGATGATATGCCCTCTAATATAATGGAAGACAAATTACTGTTAAGTGAACTGGATTTAGCTTTTTCACGTTTGCCTATTTCTGAGCCATTAAAAGGTCTCCAATTAGCACAAGAGAGACTAATGTTAGCTGTTCCAATACAAAATATTACGGTATTAGAGGTGGATGATAATCCATTACACTATTTTGATACGCTTGGGCTTATTCAACTTGTGCCTGAAAAAGGAGAAAAGCTTTATCAGCAGATCCATGCTTTTTTAAAGTATCATCAAATAAAGCCTCGAGTATTACAACAATCACAAGATATTCAAACACAATTGGCGTTAGTTGCAGCAGGTTTGGGGGTAGCTTTTGTTCCTAATAGTGCTGAATTTATCTGTGATAAGCAAAAAGTAACACTATTACCACTTTCTGGTTTATATACACAATGGGAAATAGGTATTATTTGGAATAATAATATTAAAAATAAAGAGCGTGATCTTCTTATAAATATAGTTTCTGAAGAAATAGATATAACCTAA
- the umoA gene encoding upregulatior of flagellar operon (exported protein): MFAKSLFIILSLLGLSVSCFAGNGLVDRTWNTTGLDTQSYRQALRQPTASSRYTLFNITPDMPVPGGTNRSDPQGIRYIAMKYGPYGQPEHYKTYQIMFSHYSNSSTKKIRYLGELYTVVGDIYLIDPFATTNEWQRGRSQIVEEYYEILDTHGNRTGKGLRFHNWDKPIHITKWSSN; encoded by the coding sequence ATGTTTGCTAAGTCCCTATTTATAATTCTTTCATTATTAGGATTATCTGTTTCCTGTTTTGCAGGAAATGGGCTGGTGGACAGAACATGGAACACCACAGGACTCGATACACAAAGCTATCGACAAGCATTAAGACAACCTACTGCAAGCTCTCGGTATACTCTTTTTAATATCACCCCAGATATGCCCGTTCCAGGTGGTACAAACCGCTCTGATCCTCAAGGTATTCGTTATATCGCGATGAAATATGGCCCTTATGGCCAACCTGAACACTATAAAACCTACCAAATTATGTTTTCTCATTATTCAAATAGCAGTACAAAAAAAATTCGCTATTTAGGTGAGCTATATACCGTTGTCGGTGATATCTATTTAATCGATCCTTTTGCAACAACCAATGAATGGCAACGTGGTCGTAGCCAAATTGTTGAAGAGTATTATGAAATATTAGATACTCACGGCAATCGAACAGGTAAAGGATTACGCTTTCATAATTGGGATAAACCTATTCATATAACTAAGTGGTCATCCAATTAA
- the fdoH_1 gene encoding formate dehydrogenase-O beta subunit, translating into MSLQSQDIIRRSATNSLTPAPHVRDYKEEVAKLIDVTTCIGCKACQVACSEWNDIRDKIGTNVGVYDNPTDLTAKSWTVMRFSEVEENGKLEWLIRKDGCMHCADPGCLKACPAEGAIIQYANGIVDFQSEHCIGCGYCIAGCPFDVPRINEEDNRAYKCTLCVDRVEVGQEPACVKTCPTGAIHFGSKEAMINLASERVSELQTRGYDNAGLYDPQGVGGTHVMYVLHHADKPNLYHGLPENPEISSTVKFWKGIWKPLAAVGFAATFAGAIFHYLGVGPNRTTEEDEEEALKEMEASSKTQTSVNKEEQK; encoded by the coding sequence ATGTCACTGCAATCCCAAGACATTATTCGTCGCTCTGCCACCAACTCCCTAACACCCGCACCTCATGTGCGGGATTACAAGGAAGAAGTGGCAAAACTTATCGACGTAACAACTTGTATCGGCTGTAAAGCCTGTCAGGTTGCTTGTTCTGAATGGAATGATATTCGCGATAAAATTGGCACTAACGTTGGTGTTTACGATAACCCAACTGACTTAACGGCAAAATCATGGACAGTCATGCGTTTTTCTGAAGTTGAAGAGAATGGCAAGCTGGAATGGTTGATCCGTAAAGACGGTTGTATGCACTGTGCCGATCCGGGCTGTTTAAAAGCGTGCCCTGCGGAAGGTGCTATCATTCAATACGCTAACGGTATTGTTGATTTCCAATCAGAACACTGTATTGGTTGTGGTTATTGTATTGCTGGTTGTCCTTTTGACGTGCCTCGCATTAATGAAGAAGATAACCGTGCTTACAAATGTACGTTATGTGTTGACCGTGTTGAAGTTGGCCAAGAGCCTGCGTGTGTGAAAACCTGTCCTACAGGAGCGATTCATTTTGGTTCGAAAGAAGCGATGATCAATCTTGCAAGCGAACGTGTTTCAGAACTACAAACGCGTGGCTATGACAACGCAGGTCTTTACGATCCACAAGGCGTAGGTGGTACACATGTGATGTATGTTCTCCATCATGCTGACAAACCAAACCTGTATCATGGTTTACCAGAAAATCCAGAAATTAGCTCAACCGTTAAGTTCTGGAAAGGTATCTGGAAACCATTAGCTGCTGTTGGTTTTGCCGCAACCTTCGCGGGTGCGATTTTCCATTATTTAGGTGTCGGTCCAAACCGTACAACTGAAGAAGATGAAGAAGAAGCACTCAAAGAGATGGAAGCATCTTCTAAAACACAGACCTCTGTGAATAAGGAGGAGCAGAAATGA
- the fdoI gene encoding formate dehydrogenase-O subunit gamma → MMKKKGDKILRHTASERINHWVVVIVFLFTAISGLGFFFPSLNWFMNILGTPELSRLLHPFVGSAMAILFIFMFFRYLKYNFIDKDDLVWAKNIHKVLQNEEAGDIGHYNLGQKGIYWMLSISLILLTVSGIIIWRPYFAEYFSIPVIRIALLVHSLSAILLIITVFVHAYAAFWVKGSIRSMIEGWVTRGWAKKHHPRWYREILEEEKKEAEKQSQK, encoded by the coding sequence ATGATGAAGAAGAAAGGTGATAAAATTCTTCGCCACACCGCATCAGAGCGTATAAACCACTGGGTCGTTGTGATTGTCTTTCTGTTCACAGCAATCAGCGGATTGGGTTTCTTCTTCCCATCTCTGAACTGGTTCATGAATATATTAGGTACACCAGAACTGTCACGCCTGTTACACCCATTTGTAGGTAGTGCGATGGCTATTCTCTTTATCTTTATGTTCTTCAGATATTTGAAGTATAACTTTATTGATAAAGATGACTTAGTCTGGGCTAAAAATATTCATAAAGTGCTGCAAAACGAAGAAGCTGGTGATATCGGTCACTATAACTTAGGTCAGAAAGGTATTTACTGGATGTTAAGTATTAGCCTTATCTTACTCACAGTCAGTGGCATTATCATTTGGCGCCCTTATTTCGCAGAATATTTCTCAATCCCAGTGATTCGAATTGCCTTATTAGTTCACTCATTATCAGCTATTTTACTGATAATCACCGTATTTGTTCATGCTTATGCGGCATTCTGGGTGAAAGGATCAATTCGTAGCATGATTGAAGGCTGGGTAACTCGTGGTTGGGCTAAAAAACACCATCCTCGTTGGTATCGTGAAATTCTCGAAGAAGAGAAAAAAGAAGCCGAAAAACAGTCACAGAAATAA
- a CDS encoding glycosyltransferase: MKLIEYYFKKFRTIALPDRIYLKNKFIRNLGYQPNFKLPTSLNEKINARMLFDRNPIYTRLADKIKVRDYVIEKIGSSYLVPIIKTYSHPDEIDISQLPSRFVLKCNHDSGSTVICLDKSTFDFEKAKKKLHFHLKRNLYPVTREWHYKNIKPQILCEEYIDLFDTQSPMIPTTCRLHCFHGHPHYAEIDISDTKGNEYINVYDTDWLLQPFTLEDPNTPEPVEKPIQFEKMLQLATKMADNFNYCRVDFLMSENRLIFSEMTFTPNAGRIPIKPQEWDYTLGKLWS; this comes from the coding sequence ATGAAACTTATAGAATATTATTTCAAAAAATTTCGTACTATCGCATTACCTGATCGTATTTATTTAAAGAATAAATTCATTCGTAACTTAGGTTACCAGCCTAATTTTAAACTACCGACTTCACTAAATGAAAAAATCAATGCACGTATGTTGTTTGATAGAAATCCGATTTATACGCGCTTGGCAGATAAGATTAAAGTGAGAGACTATGTGATAGAAAAAATAGGCTCATCCTACCTTGTTCCTATTATTAAAACTTATTCACACCCTGATGAAATAGATATCTCTCAACTCCCTTCACGCTTTGTATTGAAATGCAATCATGACAGTGGAAGCACGGTGATCTGCCTCGATAAATCAACCTTTGATTTTGAAAAAGCAAAAAAAAAGCTCCATTTTCATTTAAAACGTAATCTCTATCCTGTTACACGAGAATGGCATTATAAAAATATTAAACCTCAAATTCTTTGTGAAGAATATATTGATTTGTTTGATACACAAAGCCCTATGATCCCTACAACCTGCCGTCTTCATTGTTTTCATGGTCATCCTCATTATGCTGAAATTGATATTTCTGATACCAAAGGGAATGAGTATATAAATGTGTATGATACAGACTGGCTACTACAACCCTTCACATTAGAAGATCCCAACACGCCAGAACCGGTTGAAAAACCAATCCAATTTGAAAAAATGTTGCAGTTAGCCACAAAAATGGCTGATAACTTTAATTATTGTCGTGTTGATTTTTTAATGTCTGAAAATAGACTTATCTTTAGCGAAATGACCTTTACTCCAAATGCAGGGCGGATTCCGATTAAGCCACAAGAATGGGATTACACACTAGGTAAACTGTGGTCATAA
- the fdoG gene encoding formate dehydrogenase-O, major subunit — translation MQVSRRQFFKICAGGMAGTTAAALGFAPAVALAGSRQYKLLRARETRNTCTYCSVGCGLLMYSLGDGAKNAKETIFHIEGDSDHPVNRGALCPKGAGLVDFIHSEGRLKYPEYRAPGSDKWEKLSWEETFDRIARLIKKDRDANFQKLNKEGVEVNVG, via the coding sequence ATGCAGGTCAGCAGAAGACAGTTCTTTAAGATCTGTGCTGGCGGTATGGCAGGTACTACAGCGGCAGCGCTCGGTTTTGCACCAGCAGTTGCGCTAGCAGGTTCGCGTCAGTATAAATTATTGAGAGCCCGCGAAACCCGCAATACCTGTACGTACTGTTCTGTCGGTTGTGGACTATTAATGTATAGTCTGGGCGATGGCGCAAAAAACGCAAAAGAAACGATATTCCATATTGAAGGTGACTCAGACCATCCAGTAAACCGCGGTGCATTATGCCCTAAAGGTGCTGGTCTTGTGGATTTCATCCACAGTGAAGGTCGTTTAAAATACCCAGAATACCGTGCACCCGGCTCGGATAAATGGGAAAAACTCTCATGGGAAGAAACGTTTGACAGAATTGCGCGCTTAATCAAAAAAGACCGCGATGCCAACTTCCAGAAACTTAATAAAGAAGGTGTAGAAGTCAACGTTGGTTAA
- the ramA_1 gene encoding carbon-nitrogen hydrolase, which yields MNTYQTLRVATVQFQHKANDKTNNLAKIHQFIDKAATEKVNVLVFPEMCITGYWHVPKLSEHSVYALSERILDSRSLALIKQKAIEHQMAIGVGLIERDEDNSLYNTWVVCMPDGLLHKHRKLHAFEHPIINNGEQYTVFDTPWGVKIGILICWDNNLVENARANALLGADILLAPHQTGGTNSRSPYSMKPIPMILWKNRHQDPKSLQDAFQGEHGRGWLMRWLPARAHDNGMFVLFSNGVGRDEEEIRTGNAMIIDPYGRVVKESNAITDDMVIADIDLTLLENSTGRRWLTGRRPELYSILTTKLGNEQDPISVRFGKA from the coding sequence ATGAACACATACCAAACATTGCGAGTCGCGACAGTGCAGTTTCAGCATAAAGCGAATGATAAAACTAATAATCTAGCGAAAATTCATCAATTTATTGATAAAGCGGCGACTGAAAAGGTAAATGTTTTAGTTTTTCCTGAAATGTGTATTACGGGGTATTGGCATGTTCCTAAATTATCGGAGCACTCAGTGTATGCATTAAGTGAAAGAATTTTGGATAGTAGATCATTAGCATTAATAAAACAAAAAGCGATAGAGCATCAGATGGCGATAGGTGTTGGGTTAATCGAACGGGATGAAGATAACTCTCTTTATAATACATGGGTTGTTTGTATGCCTGATGGCTTATTACATAAACATCGTAAATTACATGCCTTTGAACATCCAATCATCAATAATGGTGAGCAATACACTGTATTTGATACCCCTTGGGGCGTCAAAATAGGGATACTCATTTGCTGGGATAATAATTTGGTTGAAAATGCACGAGCTAATGCATTATTAGGTGCTGATATTTTGCTAGCGCCTCATCAAACTGGGGGCACAAATTCACGTAGCCCATATAGCATGAAGCCCATTCCTATGATTCTTTGGAAAAACAGACACCAAGATCCAAAATCATTACAAGATGCTTTTCAAGGAGAGCATGGACGAGGTTGGTTAATGCGTTGGTTACCAGCAAGAGCCCATGATAACGGGATGTTTGTGCTCTTTAGTAATGGAGTTGGGCGAGATGAGGAAGAAATTCGCACAGGTAATGCGATGATTATTGATCCTTATGGGCGAGTCGTAAAAGAAAGTAACGCTATTACTGATGATATGGTGATTGCTGATATTGATTTGACGTTATTAGAAAACTCCACAGGAAGACGTTGGCTAACAGGGAGAAGACCTGAGCTGTATTCTATTTTGACAACGAAATTGGGTAATGAGCAAGATCCTATCTCGGTACGATTTGGTAAAGCATAA
- the fdhD gene encoding formate dehydrogenase accessory protein — translation MDETKSTKLLTKCVIVGVDQTIVQHKGSLNRQESDYIALEVPVALVYNGISHVVMMASPKNLELFAVGFSLSEGIIESSNEIRSIEIVESCNGGIEVQIELSSRRFMGLKERRRNMTGRTGCGICGTEQLEEVFRPITPLPFTQTFALSNLDKALEQMTTVQEIGELTGCTHAAVWLSPEGEMQGGCEDVGRHVALDKLLGMKAQEKWCQGAVLVSSRASYEMVQKAAMCGAEILFAVSAATSLAVEVANKYNVTLVGFCRRGRATVFTHPQRLTD, via the coding sequence ATGGATGAAACAAAATCGACAAAATTGTTAACTAAATGTGTAATCGTTGGCGTAGATCAAACAATTGTGCAACACAAAGGATCGCTTAACAGACAAGAAAGCGATTATATTGCACTCGAAGTTCCTGTTGCATTAGTGTACAACGGAATTTCCCACGTTGTTATGATGGCAAGCCCTAAAAATTTAGAGTTGTTTGCTGTCGGATTTTCTTTATCCGAAGGCATTATAGAATCTTCTAATGAAATTCGCAGTATCGAAATTGTTGAAAGTTGTAACGGAGGCATTGAAGTTCAAATTGAATTATCAAGCCGACGTTTTATGGGATTAAAAGAGCGACGCCGAAATATGACTGGGCGTACAGGTTGTGGTATTTGTGGAACAGAACAACTTGAAGAGGTTTTCCGTCCTATTACGCCATTACCTTTTACACAAACATTTGCACTTTCTAATCTTGATAAAGCGTTAGAACAGATGACGACAGTACAAGAAATTGGTGAATTAACTGGGTGCACTCATGCTGCTGTTTGGTTATCACCAGAGGGTGAAATGCAAGGTGGTTGTGAAGATGTGGGACGTCATGTGGCTCTTGATAAATTGTTGGGCATGAAAGCGCAAGAGAAGTGGTGTCAAGGGGCGGTATTAGTCTCTAGTCGAGCCAGTTATGAAATGGTGCAAAAAGCGGCTATGTGTGGTGCTGAAATATTATTTGCAGTTTCTGCGGCAACCTCTTTAGCTGTTGAGGTCGCTAATAAATATAATGTGACGCTGGTGGGCTTTTGTCGTCGAGGAAGAGCAACCGTGTTTACTCATCCACAACGACTAACTGATTAA